In the Pseudomonadota bacterium genome, TTATTCAACAGCCTCCGATGCAGAGTTAATCTGACATGGGATTCAAAAGAACATGAAGAAATTGAAATTAATAAACCGGCCGATATCTACAGGATTGTCAGAGACGAATTAGTCAACGCAGACAGAGAAATATTCCTGTCAGTATTGCTTACCGCCCACAATACCATTATCGGTATAGAAAAGGTAGGTATAGGTGGTCTCTATTCCTGCACTGTGTCAGCAAGAGAACTATTTAAAAGTGCAATCCTCGCAAATGCAAGCTCAATCGTGCTCTGCCACAATCATCCATCAGGAGATTTAACCCCCAGTGACCAGGACAGGAAGATAACAGAAAAGTTAAAGGAAGCAGGTAAGCTTCTGGGCATCACAATACTGGATCATATCATTATCACCAATAAAGGATATACCAGCCTGGATGACAATCAGTCAAAAAGCATTCTATCAAGAAGAAAACGCTAACTGTGTGAAGCCCGCCCGTCCGCTATTATGGATACGCACCTGATAGAGACGTTCAGGAAAATTATACTGTACCAGGCGGTGAAAGGTGCAGCTTCCACAAAAGGAGGTGACTTATGGCATATACACCAGAATTATCACAACATGCATCCTCTTTACTCAGAAGGATCGCATGGGCAATAGGAAGACCTATGACAAAGACAATAGAAATGATCTTTGAACAATTACCCAAATTCATAAAGAAAGAAGAAGTATGTAACCGATGCAGAGATAAAACATTATGTGGCGGTTGTGGTTTCAATCAGAACCGTTACCTTGAAGGAGGATAGCTATGCAGACAAGAGAAGCCGTTGAGAAAATAATCTCAAGAACAGCAGAAAGCTTGTCCTATCCAAGAACAAAGGGTAGGAATGGAGATAACCCACGGTGATTTTTACCAGGAGGTATTATCAGATTACATTGCCCCCAGATGGAAATATGACGACCAGATCCCTGTTGTATCCATCTCCATTACCACATGCACAAAATATAAGAAAGAGAGGAGGTAACATGAGTTCATTTGAAATCTACTTCAATGACCTCACACAAGAAGCCCAGGAACATCTTCTAAAAACATTCAACACAACCCCTGAAGATGAAAACTGGGATATTGCACCACTGGCAATTATAGAAAGAGAAGGAGGTGATTAAAATCAGTCACATTGCAAAGATTGAATTAGAAATAAAGTTACTCGATGCCTTAATTGCAGCATGTAACAGATTAGGCTTCGAATTCGTAAAGAATCAAAAGACCTACGAATGGTATGGCCGCTATATGAGGGACACCCCTTTGCCTGAAGGAATTACAGAAAATCAGTTAGGTAAATGTGACCACGCCATAAAAGTACCCGGATGCTCATATGAGATAGGGATTGTTAAAAGAAACAACAACTACCATCTTCTATGGGATAGTTGGGAATCACAATTACGTTTGGCTATCGGCAAAAACGCCGGAATAATCAAGCAAGCCTATACCACAGAAGTGGTAAGGCATGACGCAAAGATAAAAGGCTACCGTATCACAGAAAAGCAAACAGAAAAAGGCATCAGGCTGATCTTACAGAAGTAATTCAAAGAAACCGGCCGATACTTATCAATGGCCGCTTTACCCACAATATCAATCTCAGGAGTAAATCCATGAAAGAAATCATCATCGATATTGATAACGACGGAGAAATATCCGTCGAAACCAGAGGTTTTAAAGGCAAGTCCTGTTTGGAAGAGTCGCAGTTCGTCAAAGACCTTATAGGTCAGGAACTCCTCCAGCAGCTTACCCCTGCTTATTACGAAATCAATAAAACCCAGATCAAGAAATACTTGAAACTCTGTGGTTAAAAAAAACAAAGGAGGACACACAATGGAATATGAATCAATTTTTCAAAAAGCATGTTTGATCCAATTATCCACATCAGTATGGACACCCACCAAGATGCTCGACCATTCCGTCATGGAAAGGATCGGCAAAAACTCTGACTGGTTAAGGGGAAGAAAGTATCTGATCAATCCTGAGCTATTGGGACCACTCAATACAACATCCCACCAGGCAAGGAATCTCGTACAGAAGCTGTCATTACCTTTTCCTATAACAGGTATATACCTTATACCAAAAGAATCACTCTCTCACGTAGACAGCAGATTAGAGGAACACAAGAAGGTATTCACGGATAAGGCCGCAGCCTTTGAAACCGAATACGGCCAGGCCCGTAATGAAGCAAAACTTGCATTAGGCAGTCTCTTCAATGAGGGAGACTATCCTTTGCATATAAGCAGTAAGTTCAAGTTCAACTGGAGATTTCTTACGATAGATCTTCCGGGCAAGAGCACAATTCTTTCTCCAGAAATCTATGAAAGAGAGAAACAGAAGTTCACCGACATGATGGACGAAGCCAGAGACCTCGCATCTTTTACCCTCATCAATGAGTTCAGAGAGATTATCGATGGTCTTGTTGAGAGGTTGAATGGTACCGGCAAAGCAATCAAGGGCGCCACATTCAATAAGCTAAGAGAGTTCATTGATACTCTTGATACAAAGAACCTCTTTAACGACCAGCTTGTAAAAGAGTTTGCCGATGAAGCCAGAGAATCATTAAAAGGAGTATCACCCTATGGTCTCTCTTACAATGATGCAATGAAAAAGGCGGTAAAAGATTCTATGAACGCCTTAAAAGAATCCATAGATATTGCCATCGAAGATCTCCCCAAAAGAAAGATCCGTCTTGCAGTATGACCACACAGGAGGAAGGGTGATATTGGCGCAAGCTCTATACGCGCAAGCGCCTTCACCCTCCTCATCACCATAATACTAAAACTTAAGGAGGCAGCACATGAACATCAATATCATTTCAGGGAATCTGGGCGCTGACCCGGAAACAATCTACACAGAATCAGGTATGCATATTGCCAACTTCTCCCTGGCATTCAAAGCAGGCAAGAAGACCGCATGGATACATGTAAGCGCTTTTGACAAGCTTGCGGAGATTGCAGAAAAGCATCTCCACAAGGGAGCAAAGGTAATTGTAACCGGATCTCTTACCCAGGACAAATGGACAAATAACGAAGGCCAGGTCAGAACAGTCTTTAAGCTCATTGCAAACCGGATTGAGTTCATCCATACAGACGGAAGAGGATTTGACAAAGATAATCCAGCTCCGAATGATGACTTCGCCCATGAAGAGGAGGAATAGACCATGACAATGGCTCAGCTTCAGCAGAAGGAAGAAAAAGGTAACACTTTAAGGGTCTTTCAGGTGACCTCAGGTGACTACTACGTAGAATCATCCAAAGGCAAGGTCTGCTACCGCGTATCATTAGATAATAACGACAGCGGCTGCACCTGTGGAGATTACAACAGTAATATCCAGAATGACAAGAACTTTACCTGTAAGCATATGCTCGCAGCCATGAAGTTCTCAGAGACAGATCAGAAGCCCAGACTTGATGACAGATTCGTTATGGAAATTCAGGGTAACGAGTTTGTAAAATATGCAGGTGTGCTGGATTTGGGACATCAGAAAGGCATAGCAAGGTTTTGCACGGAGGCAGTCCAGTATCCTACCAAGGAGAACGGCAACGAAGCCATCTGTAAAGCCACCCTTATATCTAAGGAGGGAGAGGAGTATATAGACTACGGTGACGCTAATCCCTTAAACGTCACATCAAGGGTAGTCAAGCACATCCTCAGGGTTGCATCTACCCGTGCAAAGGCAAGGGTACTCAGAGACTTTACCAATATCGGCATGACCTGTCTTGAAGAGCTTGCAGACTTCGACGAAGTTGAAACGCCTAAGAAAGAAACAGCACCCGAGAAGTCCAATGTCAGACCATTCAAGAAACCAAAGGAGGAGAAGGATGCTGCCAATAAGAAGACTGATACCCCGGCTCCTGAGAAAGATCAGGAGAAGAAAGAAGAACCCCCAAAAGAACAATCCCCCGAACAACCACAAAAAACAGAACAGGCGCAAAGTCAGACTGATAATGTGGTAAAAATCGCTACTGCACAGATGCAGGCGATTATTAACCTCGCAAAAAGAAGAGGGCTGACGGAAGATGATATCAGAAAGAGAATCGAAGATAATTACCATGTCTCCTTTGAGGCCATGAATTCTACCGATGCCAAAGGGTTGATACGTCAACTCCAGCAGTCCGCATAACCCCCGCATTATACCCCACCATAGCGGTATGGGAGCTTTTATATGCTCCCTGCCGCTATCAATTTTTTAATTAAAGGAGAATATGATGAATATTACAGAATTAAGAACTGAACCACATTTATCGGCAAGCGGCATTAATGATTATATCGATTGCAGCTTGCTTTATAAGCTCTCCCGTATAGATAAATGCATACCGGAATTTACCGCCGACAGCCTGGCCTTCGGATCAATCATCCATGAAGTCATTGCCATATATCAGAATGAGAGAAAGATGGGCAACAGTTTTACCAGAGACAACATGCTCAACTGTTTTGACTATTACTGGGCGGCAAAGGCAAAAGGAAAGGATTATATCAGGTATAAAGGAAAGAGCACCTATGATTCACTCCTTATACAGGGGAAAGGTCTTCTCTCCGTCTATTACGATTATATAATACAGAATACATTTAAAGTAGTAGCAGTGGAAGAACCATTCAGATTTATCATAGAAGGGATTGATGTGCCGATAATAGGCGTAATCGATCTTATTGAAGAAGATGAATCAGGCACAATTGTAGTATCTGATACCAAAACCAGTAAACAGTCTTTCAATGATGACAAGATAGATAAGAACTTCCAGCTTACCCTTTACTATATGGCATTAAAGGCCAACGGGTACAAGAACAGGGAGATACTATTAAAGCTTGATACCCTGATTAAAACAAAGCAGCCGAGGTTCGAACCGTACTATACGACAAGAACAGATGATGATGTGAGAAGGGCGGCCAGGAAGATCATGTCAGTCTGGGAAGAGATACAGAATAACATCTTTATCCCCAATGACACTTCCTGGAAATGCGGAGGCTGCGCATATCAGACCTATTGCAGGGAGGCAGTATGATTAATTTAAACGATGCCCAGAGGGCGGCGGCAAGTTTCACCAATGGAATAGCAAGTGTGGTTGCAATACCGGGTTCAGGTAAAACTATTACCATGACCCATAGGATAGCAAATCTGATACAGAACCACGGTGTGGCGCCGGAGAGTATTTTAGGTTTAACCTTTACTCGTAACGCAGCTGCTGCCATGAAAGAGAAATTAAGACCGGTACTCAAAGAAATGACAAAGAGGGTCAATCTCTCTACCATACACAGCTTCTGTTACAGCTTATTAAAATCAGAGGGGAAGGTATTTGAAATAATCACCGATGATGAACAACTTAATATCATTAAAAAGATACTGAAAAAGCACAAGATGAATACCCTGTCATCAGGTACAGTGGTAAGGGAGATACGCCTTGCTAAAAACAACCTTACACCGGTTGACGAATTTAAAGTACTCTTTGCCGGTGATGAAACCATGCAGAAAGTGGCACATGTCTATGAACTGTATGAAAAAGAGAAAAAGAAGAAGATGCAGCTGGACTTAAATGACCTTCTGATAGAGACCTACATTGTATTGGAAGAGAA is a window encoding:
- a CDS encoding JAB domain-containing protein encodes the protein MDNLFNSLRCRVNLTWDSKEHEEIEINKPADIYRIVRDELVNADREIFLSVLLTAHNTIIGIEKVGIGGLYSCTVSARELFKSAILANASSIVLCHNHPSGDLTPSDQDRKITEKLKEAGKLLGITILDHIIITNKGYTSLDDNQSKSILSRRKR
- a CDS encoding PD-(D/E)XK nuclease family protein — encoded protein: MMNITELRTEPHLSASGINDYIDCSLLYKLSRIDKCIPEFTADSLAFGSIIHEVIAIYQNERKMGNSFTRDNMLNCFDYYWAAKAKGKDYIRYKGKSTYDSLLIQGKGLLSVYYDYIIQNTFKVVAVEEPFRFIIEGIDVPIIGVIDLIEEDESGTIVVSDTKTSKQSFNDDKIDKNFQLTLYYMALKANGYKNREILLKLDTLIKTKQPRFEPYYTTRTDDDVRRAARKIMSVWEEIQNNIFIPNDTSWKCGGCAYQTYCREAV
- a CDS encoding DUF3150 domain-containing protein, whose protein sequence is MEYESIFQKACLIQLSTSVWTPTKMLDHSVMERIGKNSDWLRGRKYLINPELLGPLNTTSHQARNLVQKLSLPFPITGIYLIPKESLSHVDSRLEEHKKVFTDKAAAFETEYGQARNEAKLALGSLFNEGDYPLHISSKFKFNWRFLTIDLPGKSTILSPEIYEREKQKFTDMMDEARDLASFTLINEFREIIDGLVERLNGTGKAIKGATFNKLREFIDTLDTKNLFNDQLVKEFADEARESLKGVSPYGLSYNDAMKKAVKDSMNALKESIDIAIEDLPKRKIRLAV
- a CDS encoding DUF2997 domain-containing protein translates to MKEIIIDIDNDGEISVETRGFKGKSCLEESQFVKDLIGQELLQQLTPAYYEINKTQIKKYLKLCG
- a CDS encoding DUF1257 domain-containing protein, with the protein product MIKISHIAKIELEIKLLDALIAACNRLGFEFVKNQKTYEWYGRYMRDTPLPEGITENQLGKCDHAIKVPGCSYEIGIVKRNNNYHLLWDSWESQLRLAIGKNAGIIKQAYTTEVVRHDAKIKGYRITEKQTEKGIRLILQK
- a CDS encoding SWIM zinc finger family protein; translation: MTMAQLQQKEEKGNTLRVFQVTSGDYYVESSKGKVCYRVSLDNNDSGCTCGDYNSNIQNDKNFTCKHMLAAMKFSETDQKPRLDDRFVMEIQGNEFVKYAGVLDLGHQKGIARFCTEAVQYPTKENGNEAICKATLISKEGEEYIDYGDANPLNVTSRVVKHILRVASTRAKARVLRDFTNIGMTCLEELADFDEVETPKKETAPEKSNVRPFKKPKEEKDAANKKTDTPAPEKDQEKKEEPPKEQSPEQPQKTEQAQSQTDNVVKIATAQMQAIINLAKRRGLTEDDIRKRIEDNYHVSFEAMNSTDAKGLIRQLQQSA
- a CDS encoding single-stranded DNA-binding protein — encoded protein: MNINIISGNLGADPETIYTESGMHIANFSLAFKAGKKTAWIHVSAFDKLAEIAEKHLHKGAKVIVTGSLTQDKWTNNEGQVRTVFKLIANRIEFIHTDGRGFDKDNPAPNDDFAHEEEE